In Sceloporus undulatus isolate JIND9_A2432 ecotype Alabama chromosome 10, SceUnd_v1.1, whole genome shotgun sequence, the following proteins share a genomic window:
- the PLA2G3 gene encoding group 3 secretory phospholipase A2, producing the protein MAGLRWLSLVWLLLLVLLPRGLRGAWIPGQPFCPLLALDARGRSRWLSFVGRRPEGPVLVQSAWDPEGGLLACAWRSEPSLIRWYEAFCGAAGLEETQIGLRRALWGTELRRRMALLEAEGDSCLGRGSKGDRGLPPAAEGLRRRRRRGWTMPGTLWCGAGDSAAGDFSQLGVFQGPDVCCREHDQCEAQISALGYKYGMRNYRFHTISHCDCDLRFRQCLMTLNDTISNFIGLSFFNLLEVPCFVLEESEECVEWHWWGGCKTYGPMPLARLVEQSHYHPVVAPTEQSSLVTLPPGPGRHRGKGRKHNRKNRRNRKRLNQKARERKRLHLEHPEAQVPGTALIPVQSEPDWISFSPAATTSGLVPVNGGTVGLPTLGAPLEPGLLKTTAGDQQRKHPKSQATQTEVTGPPSEAGQKEEASLEVGRHSMTILSGSQASVQNCSCYRRLDQCPYRIGPHEVKYQLHNLDSRTLFHCNCTRRLARFLRKRKGLNEVEGQVLSDYVSTSCFVLQPPLGCRDGQEEQPNCIDVGRAILVPARHLTNQLAHKHWGTSLKVKRQERKPPDRSLRLFNKCRQLARAARHAVPSQT; encoded by the exons ATGGCGGGGCTGCGCTGGCTCTCTCTAGTCTGGCTACTCCTCCTGGTTCTCCTCCCGCGGGGCCTCCGAGGCGCCTGGATCCCCGGCCAGCCCTTCTGCCCCTTGCTTGCCCTGGACGCCCGGGGCCGATCCCGCTGGCTGAGCTTCGTGGGCCGCCGTCCCGAGGGCCCCGTCTTGGTCCAGAGCGCCTGGGACCCCGAGGGAGGCTTGCTGGCTTGCGCTTGGAGGAGCGAGCCGTCCCTGATCCGCTGGTACGAAGCCTTTTGCGGGGCTGCCGGCCTGGAAGAGACCCAGATCGGGCTTCGGCGGGCCCTCTGGGGGACGGAGCTGCGGCGGAGGATGGCTCTCTTGGAGGCAGAAGGGGACTCCTGCCTGGGAAGGGGCTCCAAGGGGGATCGGGGCCTTCCTCCAGCAGCGGAGGGGCTCCGGAGGCGCCGTCGTCGGGGCTGGACCATGCCAGGCACCCTCTGGTGCGGAGCTGGAGACTCGGCGGCGGGCGACTTCTCCCAGCTGG GGGTTTTCCAGGGTCCAGACGTTTGCTGTCGTGAGCATGACCAATGTGAAGCTCAGATCTCTGCCCTGGGGTACAAGTATGGGATGCGGAACTATCGTTTCCATACCATCTCTCACTGTGATTGCGATTTACG GTTCCGGCAATGTCTGATGACTCTCAACGACACCATCTCCAACTTCATTGGGCTCAGCTTCTTCAACTTGCTGGAGGTCCCCTGTTTTGTGCTGGAGGAGAGCGAGGAGTGTGTGGAGTGGCACTGGTGGGGCGG GTGTAAGACGTATGGCCCAATGCCCTTGGCTCGCTTGGTGGAGCAGAGCCACTACCATCCCGTTGTAGCCCCGACTGAGCAGTCCAGCCTTGTCACCCTGCCACCTGGACCCGGAAGACATAGGGGAAAAGGCCGGAAGCACAACCGGAAGAACCGCCGGAATCGGAAACGCCTGAACCAAAAGGCCAGGGAGCGGAAGAGGCTACACCTGGAACACCCAGAAGCCCAGGTTCCTGGCACTGCTCTGATCCCTGTCCAATCTGAACCAGATTGGATCAGCTTCTCTCCAGCGGCCACAACCTCAGGACTGGTGCCTGTAAATGGTGGGACAGTAGGGCTGCCCACCCTTGGGGCGCCATTAGAACCAGGCCTGTTGAAGACAACAGCCGGCGATCAGCAGAGGAAGCACCCCAAAAGCCAGGCAACCCAGACAGAAGTAACAGGGCCTCCCAGTGAGgctgggcagaaggaggaggcCTCCTTGGAGGTTGGGAGACATAGCATGACCattctttctggaagccaag CCTCAGTGCAGAATTGTAGCTGCTACCGGCGCCTGGATCAGTGCCCTTACAGGATTGGGCCACATGAGGTCAAATACCAACTGCACAACTTGGATTCCCGCACCCTCTTTCACTGCAACTGTACCCGTCG GCTCGCGCGGTTCCTGCGGAAGAGAAAGGGTCTCAACGAAGTTGAAGGCCAAGTGCTGTCTGACTATGTGTCCACCTCCTGTTTTGTCCTGCAGCCTCCTTTGGGATGTCGGGATGGACAAGAAGAGCAGCCCAA TTGCATTGATGTTGGCAGAGCAATCCTGGTCCCTGCCCGACACCTCACCAACCAGCTGGCACACAAACATTGGGGCACCTCCCTCAAGGTGAAACGCCAGGAACGGAAACCTCCAGACAGGTCCCTCCGCCTGTTCAATAAATGTAGGCAGTTGGCACGAGCTGCCCGCCATGCTGTGCCCAGCCAAACCTAA
- the ISG15 gene encoding ubiquitin-like protein ISG15 gives MALHLNVKLLTGELHSLTIAPNKTVWDFKALVEQKTGHSRYQQKLASPKSPSLDFQDGAELSACGLQSGDTLFLLLKNEESMTVFLKNAGGRTNTYQVLPSDRVSQFKARVQQQENILSTQFWLLYEGQILDNEDLKLADYKIAPGGTIYLNLRVRGGWGVADPDPVGSPN, from the exons ATG GCTTTGCACCTGAATGTGAAACTGCTGACCGGGGAGCTCCACTCGCTGACCATTGCTCCCAACAAAACCGTGTGGGATTTCaaagccctggtggagcagaaaACAGGCCACTCGCGGTACCAGCAGAAGCTGGCCAGCCCCAAGAGCCCTTCCCTTGATTTCCAGGATGGGGCTGAGTTGTCCGCCTGCGGCCTGCAGTCCGGGGAcacccttttcctcctcctcaagaACGAAGAGTCCATGACTGTCTTCCTGAAGAACGCCGGCGGCCGAACCAACACCTACCAGGTCCTGCCCTCGGATCGGGTCTCCCAGTTCAAAGCCCGGGTTCAGCAGCAGGAGAACATCCTCAGCACTCAGTTCTGGCTCCTGTATGAAGGGCAAATCCTGGACAACGAGGACCTCAAGCTCGCGGATTACAAGATCGCTCCGGGGGGCACCATCTATTTGAACCTGCGCGTCCGCGGCGGCTGGGGCGTTGCAGATCCGGATCCTGTTGgcagtcccaattag